The genomic window CGGCGATGCTGGAGGAGGCCGGTCGGCCCGTACTCGGATCGCTCGACGACCCCGGACGAATCGCTCGACTCGACCGTCGCGCCGCGATCCTCGTGCCGGATCCGGATGGCCCTCCCCGCGGCGTCGGTGAGCTCCGCGAGCCGGCCCCTCGGGTCGTAGTAGTAAGCGGCGATGCGGGCCTCGTCGAAGTGAAGCTCGCGGCGACGGCCCTCCCCATCGAAGCCGTGAGAGAGCGTGCCGGCTGCCTGGGCCTCCTTCACCGCCCGCCCGTCGGCGTCATACTCGATCTCCACGACGCTCCACGGGCTGGCCGCGGCGATCAGCCGGCCCGCCGCGTCGTAGGTGTAGGTCGTCTCCCGGCCGTCGGGATACCGCCTCGCCGTGAGCCTCCGCATGGCGTCGTACTCGAGCGTGAAGCGGACGCCGCTGGGATCGCGGGCGGCCACGACGTAGCCCTGGGCGTCGAACTCGAAGGCCTCGACGCGCCCGTCGGGATAGGTCATCCGATGCGGCCGGCCGAGGCGATCGTGGTCGATCGTCGCGCGTTCCCCCCGCGGCCCCGTCGCGGCGATCAGTCGCTGCTCGGAGTCGTACTCGAAGCGGGAGACCCGGCCGGCGGAGTCCGTCACGGAGAGCAGCAGGCCGAACCGATCGTAGGTCCGCTGCTCGCGGTAGCCCATCGGGCCGAGCGCCTCGATCGGCCGGCCGGCCTCGTCCCGGCGGATCCGGACGACGCCGCCGCCCGGCAGCCGGATCGCGACCAGACGCCCGAGCGCGTCGTGGGACCACGTCGTGGTCCGCCCGGCCTCGTCCGCGTACCTCACGAGCCTCCCGAAATCGTCCACCTCGCACGCGGCGAACGTGCCGAGCTGGTCCGAGTAAGTGATCGCCCGCCCGTCCCGCTCCCGCCGGATTGCGATCACCCGGCCAGCCGGCTCGATCACCCGCTCCAGCCGACCCCGGGCATCATACGAATGGGACCATCGGCGACCCATCGGCGACCCGAGTGCGACCTGATTGCCCCGCTCGTCATACTCGGCGACCCACGCGTTGCCCTCCGGGTCCTCGGAGCGGACCGGCAGGTTGAGCTCGTTGAACTGAGTGACCGTCGCGGCCCCCGCGGCGTCGAGCGTGGTGAGCGACCGGGTCGCCGGGTCGTAGCTTTGCAGGGAGACCGGGCCGAGCTCCTCGTCCTCCGAGAACAGGAGGCTGTTGTCCGGGGCGAAGAAGGTCCGCTTGACCTGCCCGAGTGCGTCCACCTTCTCGCGACAGAGGTCCGCCTCGTTGAAACGGTGCAGCGTCCCCCATCCCCGCGAGTCCACCAGCAGGGTCGTCCTCCGCGCCGGGTCGTGGACGAGGCCCCGGTAGCGTACGTCGCCGTCGAGCCACGTCGCGACGGCCCGGCGGTCGCGATCGTACGCGTAGTAGCGGCTGCCGCCGGATGGATTGGTCTCGCGGACGACGAGGTGATCGGCGTACTCGTACTCGTACCGGGCCCCCGACGCGTCCCACGCCGAGACGAGGTCCTGCCTGGCGTCGTATTCGTACCGGGCCAGGATCATCGGGTCGCGATCCGCGGTGCGGAGCTCGACCCGGGTCAGGAGGCCGCGTTCGTAACTCAGGGCGAACCGGCGGCCTCGGCCGTCTGTCGCGCGGACCAGGTGGCCGTCCTCGTCGTGGTCGAACGACGCCGCATTGCCGTTGAGGTCGCTGATCCGGCGCAGGAGCCACGGGTCGTCCGGACGCGGCGGGGCCGCGAAGACGAGCCGTCGCCGGCCGGCGGTGGTGACGATCAGGGTCTCGGCCGTCAGCAGCACCCGCATCGCGCCGAGGGTCTCGCGATGGAACCAGAGCTCGCGGTCCCGCTCGAGCGGCCCGTGCCGCGAGGTCTCCTCGCCGGCCTCGAACAGGATGGCCGTGTCCCCTTCGAGCCTGGCCCAGAGCTCGAGGTCGGACGACCACCCCCAGCCCAGCGGCCCGAGCCGGCCCGACGCCGAGGAGTAGCTCCGGAGCAGCGCGAACGGCATCTCGCCGGAGAGGTGGAACTCCCGCGCGCTGAGTGTGACGACCCCCGTCGCGACGTTCACGCACATGGATGCGATTCCCCGGGGCCCGCCGTCACGTGCACGTCGAGCAGGCCCTTCCTCCGCCGCCTCCCCCGCCGCCCATGCCGATCAGGACGGTGAATTCGCCGACGACGATGTTGTTGGGCGGCGGGAGCGGGATCAGCGCTCCGGGCTCCATGACGATGTCGCCCACGCGTGCGGCCGGCTTGCCGCCAATCATGCAGATCCCCGGGGCGCCGTCCGGCACCGGGGTCGTCACGCCCGGCCCGTGCGGCGTGCCCGAGCACGCCGGCGGGGGCGCATTGGGGATCGGGCAGGTGTGCTGATCGCCGATCCTCCAGGCCGGCTTGCCGCCGATCAACACCGTGGGGCAGGGGGCGCCGAGCAGCGGGGAGCCGTGCTGCGTCGTGTCTCCCAGCCTGGCCGCTGGCTTTCCCATGACGTTCCTCTCCAACCGGCGCTCGGCCGGCCTTCAGTCCCCTGTCGTCTCCACCACCCCGATCAGGCGGAACATGCCGCCGCGTGCCAGGCCCGGGGCGTCCCTCGGGTCGACGAGTTGAACCCGGTCGGTCCCGGAGAAGCGGTAGGCCCGGCCCGTCGCCGGCCCCGCGACCACGACCGGCGGCCCCCCCTCATAGCGAATCCTCGCCTGTTGGCTCCGGGTGATCGCCCTCGTCGCGACCTGGCCGCAGCATTTCATCGGGCTTCTCCTCACGCCACTCGAAGGGCGGCTTGAGCCACTCGTCGATCAACGCCACCACGCCCGCCAGTGCCAGCCAGGCCACCAGGACCTCGGGGACGCTCGCCCCCACGAAGAACGCGAAGGGGAGGGAGGTCCACAGGCCGACGCACTTCACGCACTCGAGCAGCCCCCGCCCCGGCCCCCGATCCAGCCGCCGCCGCAGGCGATCCAGGACGCCCGCCGGCCCGGACTCTCGCACCGCCAGGAACGCCAGCCGCCACGACGCGAGGCCCGCCAGGACGAAGCGGAAGGCCGGATGGTACGGATCGGGGGGCTCCATCGGTCAGTTGATCTTCACCAGCGAGCCCTTGATCGTGTTGATGCCGGAGGCCTCCGCGTTGACCATGGCCCCCTTCACGAGGTTCTTGGCGGAGGCGTCCGACGTGATGTTCGGCGCCTTCTCCTCGATCTTGGTCGAGCCCTCGATCGTGATGCTCGTGCCCTTGATCTCGATCGTGCCCCCGCTCTTGAGCGTGATGCTCGCCGAGCCGGTCTTGAGGATGATCTCGTCCCCGGCCTCGACGGTCAGCTTGTTCTTGACGTTGAGGTTGTCGTCCTTGCCGACCGAGGTGTCGCGCTTCCCGCCGATCGTGTACGAGCCGTCGCTGCCCACGGTGACGGTCTGCGTCTTCCCCACCGTCTGCGTGTGCTTGCCGCCGAACGACTCCGTCTGGCCACCCCCGACGGTGACGGCCTGTGCCGCCCCCACCGTGATCGTCTGCGCCGCCCCCACCGTCACGGCGCGGAGGCCGCCCACGGTGATCTCCTGCGCCGCGCCCACGTTGATGGACTCGTTCACCCCGACCATCCTCGTGCGGGTCAGGGTCACGGTGATCGACTCGTTCGAGCCGACGGTCTCGGTCCGATTCGCGCCGATGGCGATCGTCTCGTTGGCGCCCACCTTCTCGACGCGGTTGACGCCGATGGTGATCGTCTCGTTGTTGTCCACGGTCTCGGTGCGGTCGTGCTTGACGTGGGTCGTCTCGTCGTGGTCGATCGTCTTGGAGCGATCGTGGCCGACGGTGTGCGACTCGTCATTCTCGACGGAGATCGACTGGTCCTTCTCGGCGTGGATGGAGAGCAGCTCGGAGCCCTTCTTGTCCTCCAGGCGGATCTCGTTGAAGTTGGCGCCGGAGCCCCCCTTGGAGCTCCGCGACTTGATGCCGCTCTGCGTCATGTTGGCCGGCAGGGCGTAGGGGGGCATCTGGTCGGCGTTGTAGACGCTGCCGACGATGATCGGCCGGTCCGGATCCCCCTCCTCGAAGGCGACGACGACCTCCTGGCCGACCCGGGGGATGTGAACCATGCCCCACTGCTTGCCGGCCCAGGGCGTCGCCACGCGGATCCAGCACGAGCTGTCGGCGTCGCGCTTGCCGTGGCGGTCCCAGGGGAACTGGACCTTCACCCGGCCGTACTTGTCGGTGAAGATCTCGTCCCCGGCGTTCCCCACCACCACGGCCGTCTGCGTCCCCTCGACCGTGGGCCTCGGCGTCGTCCGCTCCGGGCGGAAGGGGAGGGCGGCCGGGATGCACTGGAAGGAGTTCTCGTAGGACGGCGGCGCGTCGCTCGCGGAGACGTACGCGTCCCCCATCGACGCGGCGTGGGAGACGCCCGTGATCACGTACGCGCCATCCCCGTTGAAGTGGCGCGTGAGCGAGAACTTGTAGCCGGCGATGAGCTGCGGGCAGGTGCTCTTCCCGCGGATCAGCAGCGCCCGGGCCGCCTCCTGCTGCATGCGGATGCCCGCCGTGCGGCCGTTGTCCTCGAAGATGTTCTGGACGTCGCCGGCGCGGTCGCCGCCGCCGGGCGAGATGCCGTCGAACCGCTGGGCGTAGGCGCCGGGGTAGTCGTACAGCTCCAGCGGATCGTTCGCGGGGAGCTTGAGCTTGTGGGCCACCCGCCCTGCCTGCACGGAGTCGACCGTGGACTTGACGGCCTCCAGGTTCTGCCCGGGCAGCTCGAAGCAATGGTCCCAGAGAGTGACTTTTGCGGAACGCAGCTCCTGGGTCTTCTCCCAGGAGAAGATGCGATCCTCCTCGCGCAGGCCGCCCCGCACCTCCTCGAAGATGAGGGCCGGGTCGCCGGGGACGTCGTCGTGGCTCTGGGGGGTGTCGCCGACGACCATCTTGTGGCCGCCCGGCTCGTGCTGGAAGAAGTAGTAGATGCCTTCCTCCTCCATCAGCCGGCTCGCGAACGCGAAGTCGCTCTCGCGGTACTGGACGCAGTAGTCCCTCGCCTTGTACGTCCCCTGGAGCTGGTACGCCGCGTCCAGGCCGGTCAGCACCTGCTTGAGGATCTCCGGCACCGTCATCTGCTGGAAGATGCGGCTCTGAGTCCGTCGCGTCAGCAGCCAGGCCCTGGGGACGAGCTCCGCGTAGTAGCAGGTGAGGAATCCCGGCCCGAGCCCCGAAGGCACGCGACGACCCTGGCTGAATCGGCTCAAGATGCCGTTGATGTATCGCTCATCCCCATCCGCCGTCAGGAAGGAGACGGTGGCCGACTGGCCGAGGACCTTCTCGAAGGGAATTTCCGTCTCCGACTCGGCCAGGAGCTCCAACCGGAACGAGAACAGCCCGGATAGAGATTCCGTACCCGAGACGGCCTGCAAGAGCAGCACGTCCGGGCCGAGGGGGGTCGTCACGGCGATCGGGCGCTTGACCTGGGTATACACGGGCATCGTCGTCGTCCCCCGATCCGGTAGATCCGAACCTGCCCGTCTTTCCCGAAGCGATTCGCGGGAATCCAATCGGAGCACATTCTTTCATAAAGCTGGCGCCGATTCAACGCAGGCAGCCAGCGGCCCCGCCCGCGTCTTCGCCGCAGTCAGGCCATGGGGCTATCGCCATGCGACCCGCTAGCGGTCAAGGATTCGATCGCTCGCCGAGCCCGACGAATTCCGAGAGGAATGATCATGATACGGGCCTGCATGGCGAAACGGGACGCATCCGGTCATCACCGCTTCCACTCTCTGCGACCAGCCGTCCATCGTGGGCCATGATTGCTTGGTGTTTGCCGGTGACGGGATGCCACGCGTGTTGATCGGATGGGCCGTCCGTCCCCGGGTGACCGCGACGGATGGGCGCCACCCGCGATGACCGCCCGATCCAGTCGCGAGATGGCCCCCGCCAGGATGGCACTCCCGGGGCCGCCGCGAGTCCGGCCCGAAGCGACATCATCAATTCGCCATTCCAGCATGTCATCCTTTGACGAGCGGCGTTGCGTGTTGAGGTTTGGCGACGCGGCGTTGATTTCCGAGAAGTAGAGACTGGTCCCCTTGATGCCGGGGGTTTCGCGGCCTAGGTTTACTTAGGTTGCACAGTCGCGACACCATCTCACACCGACGGACGCACCCGAGTCTGCTGCCTTCGTCGCAGCGATCGGGAACATCTCGGTGCCAGTTGATTCGAGACACTCCGACGATGGAGTGCGTGGCCCCCGTCTCTGTGCCAGATCTGGCGTGGCCGCGTTCGGCGGACTGATGTTCGGCCGTGCCGGCTCGGACGGATCGAAATCCGTCCATTTATACCCTGAGCGAGACGCACCGGGAGTTTGACCCTTATGATCGCGAGAGGCAGTTCGGGAGTGTCCCAGAGGACCATGGCGGCGACATTCGCCCTGGGATGCATCGTGGCCGCCGCGACGCGAGCCGAGGCCGGGCTCGTCGTCTCCGTGGAGGCACCCGGCGTGATGAGCTCGAAGGTTTCGGGGATCACAACGGAAACCTTCGATGGCCTCCCCCCGGGGATTGCTTCGAGCCTCGACACCGCCGTGGGCACCCTCGCGTCGAGGGGCCGGTTCGCCATCTTGAATGCCGACTCCTACGGGGGCGCCGACGCGGGCGGCGAGTACATCAGCCTCGGTGCGCAGAGCGGGTCGCCGGCCCCCATGACGCTCACCTTCGCCTCGCCGCAGGCCTACTTCGGCATGTGGTGGTCGGCGGCCGACGCCTACAACGAAATCACGTTCTATTCGGGGCAACAGGCGCTGGGTAGCTTCAACTCGCCCTTCGTCCTGGACGCCCTCAACGCGCTGCCGGACGGCAGGAAGTACTACGGCAATCCGAACGGCTGGGGCGATGCCTCGGAGCCCTTCGCCTACCTGAACTTCTTCGGCACCGGCGGCACCACGATCACCTCGGTCGTCTTCGCCAATTCCGGGACGACGGCGACCGGATTCGAGTCGGACAACTGGAGCATCGCGTCCGTCGCCCCGTCGACGATTCGGGGCACGATCATCGCAGGCGCCATCGTCCCGGAGCCGTCCTCATTGGTCCTCGCGGGAGTCGCCTGCGCGGCCGGCGGGCTCGCCGCCGTGCGGTGGAGGTCTCGTCGGACTCGTTGACGGAAGCACCGCGGGGGCTTGGCGTGGAAGGCCCCATTGATCCTCCAGGTGCCCCCGACCCGGCCAGCCTGCCTGGCGGTCCCCGACTCAAGACCCGTCCGTCGGTCGCGCGAAGCGTCGCCGCAACCGGCGATCCGGCCCCGACGTTTCGAGGGCCGATTGGCCGGGGCGGTCGCAGCTCGCGGCGGACCACGGCGCTTCGCCAGGCGTGCTCGATCGATCCCGATCCTCGGGCGGGTTTCGTGGTGCCGGAAGACCCACCGAATCGCGCCCCTCAGATTGTCCAATCGGGGATGTAGACCCGGCGCATCCCCTCGTTCTCCTTCATCAGGTCGGTGAAGGTCGTCTGGTCCACGACGTCGGAGATGGATTGTCGGACTCGGCCCCAGAAGCCGAAGAAGGGGCACTGTCCGGGGTATTCGCACTCCTTGGGGCGGGAGACGCTGACGCAGTCCACCGGAGCGATCGGGCCGTCGATGAATCGGATGACTTCGCCGATCTTGAGGCGGTCGGCCGGCTTGGCCAGGAAGTAGCCACCCTCCACACCGCGACGGCTATTCACGTAGCCGCCCCCTTTCAACTGGCTGAGGATGGCCTCCAGGAACTTGATCGGGATGTGTTGCCGCTCGGCGATCTCGCTCGCCTTCAACGGCGTGGAATCCGCGTGCTCCGCCAGCGCGTACAGCGCCCGGAGGGCGTAATAACACTTTGCGGAGACGGTCATTGTGCGACTCTTGCGGTGGGAAGGGGACCTACGCCGCCAGGACCGGATGGAGCACGCCGGGGAATCTCGCCACGGCCCGAACGCTCGCGGCCGTCCTGGTCATTCTTGATCGATTTTACGGTCTTTCAAGATGCGACGCCATCCTCCCGGACGTAGGCCTTTCGCGCGGCGACGATTGGATGCGATAACATCGGCCCCGGGGGCTCGTGATTCAGGCACCTGGGCTTTTCCTGCACGGCCCGCTTGATCCTCCCGGCGTTCAGGCTGGAGAGTCCCACCCAGAGCATCGACGCACCCAGAGTCCAGGAGATCATGCCGAGCAGTTGCCCCGTGCTCCCTTTCGCCGAGTCCACGAAGAAGACGCAGAACCAAAGCCCGGCCGGCATCTGGAGCGCGAAGAGAGGGAAGCTCGCCTCGGAGGCCCGGGCAAACAAATGGTTTGACAGACCCCACGCCAGCAACCCCCGGCCCCTCGCCAGGTCCACAATGACCACGAGCAAGGCCGGGGCCAGCAGCCCGTGACGTAACGGGACATAGGGAATGCCCGGCACGAGCGCCAGGCCAGCGAACATCCCCAGCATCACCAGGTCGCCGGCGGAAGTCCGCGGGGCGGCCGCGGAAGTCCGGACCTCGATCTCCTCCCGGTCGATCCCCAGGCCGAACCACCGACCGAGCAGCACTCCCGCGAGGAATTGAGGCAGCCAGCTTAGCGGATGAAATCGCAGCACGGTCAGCCACGTCCCGCCGAGGTCGATGGATCGAACCGTCCAGGCGTCGCCATAAGGATCGACCGTCAGGTAGAGAGCGGGAGGGAGCCACGCGAGGAACGCCATAAGGCCCGCCAGTCGGAGAAGCCTGCTCCGATCCATCCCCAGGGTCAATCGGCCTGCCAGCGGAAACGCGGCGTAGAACGCCGCGAACGCCGAGAGCGCCCACGCCGGCGCATTCCACCAAAGCGCGAAGGGCGGGAACCAGGCCTGCACCATGGTCAAGCTGGTGGCGACACCCCCAGCAATCTCCAGGGGCGTCGCATGCCTGGCCGTGAACGGCAGGAGCGCGGGTGCTGGAATCAGCAGGACGAGCGAGAGGAGGTAAAGCGGGTAGAGCCTGAAGAGCCGCCCTCTCCAGAATCGCCCCGCGGACATCTTCAAGCGACCCCTCCCGTCGAGGTAGGCGTATGCCAGGAGGAACCCCGACAACTCGAAGAAGAAGCCCGTCGACACGTATCCCCGGCTCATCAGGCGCGTGAGGCACGCCGGAAGCCGTTCAATGATCCCGAACGTCAGCAGCCCTGCGTCATGAGCCTGCTTGACGTGGAAAAGATAAATGTGAACCGCCGCGAAGATGCGCACACCTGAAAGGGCCGGCAGTTTCGGACGCGTGCTTCCCCCGGGTTCTGTCCACATGGCAACTTTCTCCACCACGGAAAGTAAGTCAGCCAGCGGAACTCGCTCCCCCACCGTTATTCCTATCGGTTCAGGAGACATTGGGGGTCAGGCAGCTCCATCCCTTGCAAATTTTGCTGGCAAGGGTGGAGACTCTATTGACAAATCTATATTCAGTCGATAGGAATAATATACAAGCCGGGCCGAGCCCGTCATTCGGGATGTTAGCCGCGAAAACCGCGGGCCGGCGGCGAGTTGGGAAGAGACCCATGGTGCCCAAGCGATCCTAGAAGGCAGACAGGGCAGGAATTCCATGAACGGCGAACCGGACACTTCGACGAGCGGGCCCGCGCGTCTCATCACGCGTGAGGACGACTTTCACGAAGCGAGGCTGTGGAGCCGGGCCAGGCGAAACCTGACGCTCCTCTACTCGGGCCGTCCGGGATGCTGTGCGACCTCTCACGCTCGCGGAGCGGTCGATGGGGAACGAGGGGGGCCGGAGGTTGTCGAGCGGCCGGCGCCGTGGTCGCCCGCGGCGACGTGTACGGCCGGTTGAGCCCGGTTCTTCATCCCCTCGCATTCACGACCCCTCCCCGCGGAGCTTATCGAAGACATGATCACGATCACGGTGCCCACGGGCCATGTCGGCCGTCATCTCGTCGAGTGGCTCGCGTCCTCGGGTCGCGCCTTGACGGTCATCGCGAGGCGGCCGGACCGGCTGCCTCGGTACCTGCACGAGAGAGAGATCGTCCGCCGGGCCTGCTCCGAGGACGCTGCGGCGGTGGCGAGGGCGACGGAGGGCACGGACGTGCTTTTCTGGGTGTCGCCCTCCAATCCGACCGCCCCGGACGTCCGCGGCTGGTATCGCCGGCTCGCCGAGGTGGTCGGCAAGGCGGTGCGCGTCAATCGCATCCCTCGGGTCGTCAACCTCTCGAGCGTCGGCGCGGGCTGGGCGGACGGCCTGGGGCCGATCTCCGGGCTCAACGAGGTCGAGCGGGCGATCAACGACGCGGCAAAGGATGTCACCCACATCCGAGCCGGGTTCTTCATGGAGAACTTCCTCGGCCAGCTGGCCTCACTTCGGGGCGAGGGCGAGATCCCTTGGCTTTACCCGGGGAGCATGACCTTCCCGATGATCGCCGCGCGGGACATCGCCGAGGTGGCCGCCCGCCGCCTCCTCGACGCACGATGGACGGGCCGCTGTGTCCAGGCCCTGCACGGGCCCGCCGACCTGTCCCTGGACGCGGCCGTGAACACGCTCGGTGTGATCCTCGGCCGACGGCTGCGCAACGTCCAGCTCTCCGCCGACGAGTATCGCCGCCGGGCGCTGGAGGCGGGGCTCTCCCAGGACTTCGCGGACAGGTATGTCCAGATGTGCGAGGCCCTTGGCGTCCTCGGATGGTCCCGGCTGGGCGAGCCTCGGACACCGGATACGACAACGAGCACGACCCTCGGTGCGTGGGCGAGTGAGGTCCTGATACCGCTTGTCAGGGCCGCCTGACCCGATGGCTCCGCCCCACGTCTCCGCGCCGAGATGCCGCGGCGTGCGACACTCGCACCACCCATCTCCCGCACGCCGCGGCTGATTTCAAGTCCCGCTCGCCGCCTTCTCGACGCCCGAAAGATACTCCGCGATCGTCTCCGCGGCTTCCTCGCCGGACTTGATGCACTGCGGCACTCCGACGCCGTGATACGCATTGCCGGCCAGCGCGAGGCCGGGGATGGCTCGGATGCGATCCTCGATCGAGCGTACCAGGTCGATGTGGCCGAGCTCGTACTGCGGCATCACGCCCGGCCACCGACGGATCCGAGTCAGGGACGGCTCCCCGCGGATCCCGAGTAATCGACCGAGTTCCGCCGCGGCCGTCGCGATGATCTCCGGGTCGGGCCGGTCCAGGGTCGCCGCCCGGAACGCCCCGCCGAGGAAGGCCCTGAGGAGGACCATGTCGGCCGGGGCTCGCCCCGCGAACTTCACGCTCGAGAACGTCGCGGAGAGCACCTGCAGCTTCTCGACCTCCGGGACGACGAATCCGAATCCGTCGAGTCGATGCTCAATCTGGTCGCGCGAGTAGGCGAGCGAGACGATGGCGCAGGAGGTGGAGCGAATCCGGCCGAGTTCCGCCCCCAGGTCCGGGTCGATCCCCGTCAGCAGTCGGGCCGCGTCGCGGGCCGCCGTGGCCACGACGACGGCGTCGGCCAGGAAGTCTCCCGAGTCGGCGACGCTCACCCGCCAGCCGCCACCCGGCAGCCGTGCCAGGCCCCGGACGGCGGCACCGCAACGCACGGCGTTCGGCGGCAGGCTCCGAATGGTCGCTTCCACCAGGCTGCCCATGCCGTCGCGAAGTCCCGCGAACATCCCGTAGCGCGCGCCGCTGCCCGCCGCCTTGCCGGCGGTTCCGTCGGCCGGTCCCGCGCCGGTGGTATCCCGCTCCCGCCTCGCACGCTCCGCACGCTCGCGGAGCGAGGCGCGGATCAGGCTGCCATGATTGCGCTCCATCTCGCGGAATCGCGGCATGGTCGCCTCGGCGCTCAGGCGCTCCGGGTCCCCCGTGTACATCCCGCCGACCAGGGGCTGGATCAGGCGTTCGTAGGCCCCCTTCCCGAAGCGGCGGCGGGCGAAGCCGGCGAGGCTCTCGTCCGCCAGGTCCGACCGGCCGACGAGCAGCTCCATCCCCATCCGGAGCTTGCTGAAAGGGCCCAGGATCGGGGTCGTCACCATCGGCCACAGCCGCGTCGGCGCCATCACCATCAGGCCGTCCGGGAGCGGCACCAGCCGTCCCTCGGAGACCACGAACGCCCGCCGATGCGACGGGTCGGTCGGGATGACCTCGCCCTCGAGGCCCACCCGACGACACAGGTCCACCGCATGCGGAGTCGCCGTCAGGAAGCTGTCCGCGCTCTCCTCGATCAGGAAGCCGCGATCGCGGACCGTCCCGAGCACGCCGCCCGCCCGCTCTCCCGCTTCAAGGACGTGCACATCGACGCGAGGGACCGTGTCAACGAGCCGACGGGCCGCGGCGAGCCCCGAGATGCCCCCGCCTATGACCGCCACCACGCCCGCCCTGGGCTCGGGTGTCCACGACGAAAAGTCTCCGCTCGACATCGTTTGCATGTGCTTTACCGGGCCAGATTGGGCCCGCCGTATGGCCTGGGCCGTTGACAGGGCGGGGCGGCGTCTCTATTCTGGACGTTTATGTCCATTGCTGTCAAGGACGGCGGTGGGCACCACACGATGGGGTGGCGACGATGGACGTCCCGAATGCGGCGGTGTTGCACGGGCGCGGCATGGGCAGATTCGCGGAGCGGGACTTCGCGAAGAGCCCGTTGATCGTATTCTACGAGGTGACGAAGGCGTGCGACCTCGTCTGCCGGCACTGTCGGGCCAGCGCACAGCCCCAGTCTGACCCGAACGAGTTGAGCACCGAGCTGGCGAAGCGCCTGATCGATCAGCTCGCGAGCTTCTCCGTCCAGCCGATGCTGGTCCTCAGCGGCGGGGATCCGCTCAAGCGGCCGGACATCTACGAGCTGGTCCGGCACTCGGCGGAAAGCGGCTTGGAGACGGCGATCACCCCCTCGCCCACGCCGCTGGTGACGACCGGGGCGATAGCCCGCCTCAAGGAGGCGGGCGTCCACCGGATGGCCGTGAGCATCGACGGCGCCGATGCCGCGACCCACGACGGCCTGCGCGGGGTGGCCGGGAGCTTCGACCAGACGCAGCGGATCATGCGGGACGCCCGAGCCCTGAACATCCCGGTCCAGGTGAACACGACCCTGAACCCGGCGAATTACGGCCAGATCGAGGCCATGGCGGACATGCTCGCCGGCCACGGCATCGTCCTCTGGTCGCTATTCCTCATCGTACCGGTCGGTCGGGCCACGGCCGACCTGCGGATGACCGGCGAGCAGTACGAGCGGGCGTTCGCCCGGATCTACGCCCAGTCCCTGAAGCAGCCGTACGGCATCAAGACGACGGAAGGGATGCACTACCGGCGGTACGTCGCGCAGCGGCGCGTGAGGGCGAAGCAGGAGGCGGCGAGGGCGGGGGCCCCGTCGCCGGCAGGCGGGATGCCCGCCGGCCCGCCTCGCGGCCGTGACGGTCGACCGGGCCATCCGCAGTTCCTGACCACCGGCGTGAACGACGGCAAGGGCGTGATGTTCATCAGCCACGCCGGCCTGATACACCCCAGCGGCTTCATGCCGCTCGTCTGCGGCATGTTCCCATTCAACAGCGTCGTGGACGTCTACCAGAACGCCCCCATCTTTCGGCGGCTCCGCGAGCCGGACACGTTCGAGGGCAAGTGCGGCTACTGCGAGTTCCGCAACCTCTGCGGCGGCAGTCGCGCCCGGGCCTTCAACGTCGCGGGCAGCCCCTACGCCGCCGAGCCCGACTGCGTCTACCAGCCAGCCGGCGTGCCGGCGGCGGTCTGACCCCGCAGCTCACGATCCGCGAATTGGGGCCCGGCCGGTCGCGTTGCCCGGGCGGGCAAGGTTGATTCTTGCATAGCCGATCGTGTCCGGTGCCCCGGGGCGAGTGCCGAGCATATCCAGCGTCCACGACGCCGGC from Aquisphaera giovannonii includes these protein-coding regions:
- a CDS encoding RHS repeat-associated core domain-containing protein, with protein sequence MCVNVATGVVTLSAREFHLSGEMPFALLRSYSSASGRLGPLGWGWSSDLELWARLEGDTAILFEAGEETSRHGPLERDRELWFHRETLGAMRVLLTAETLIVTTAGRRRLVFAAPPRPDDPWLLRRISDLNGNAASFDHDEDGHLVRATDGRGRRFALSYERGLLTRVELRTADRDPMILARYEYDARQDLVSAWDASGARYEYEYADHLVVRETNPSGGSRYYAYDRDRRAVATWLDGDVRYRGLVHDPARRTTLLVDSRGWGTLHRFNEADLCREKVDALGQVKRTFFAPDNSLLFSEDEELGPVSLQSYDPATRSLTTLDAAGAATVTQFNELNLPVRSEDPEGNAWVAEYDERGNQVALGSPMGRRWSHSYDARGRLERVIEPAGRVIAIRRERDGRAITYSDQLGTFAACEVDDFGRLVRYADEAGRTTTWSHDALGRLVAIRLPGGGVVRIRRDEAGRPIEALGPMGYREQRTYDRFGLLLSVTDSAGRVSRFEYDSEQRLIAATGPRGERATIDHDRLGRPHRMTYPDGRVEAFEFDAQGYVVAARDPSGVRFTLEYDAMRRLTARRYPDGRETTYTYDAAGRLIAAASPWSVVEIEYDADGRAVKEAQAAGTLSHGFDGEGRRRELHFDEARIAAYYYDPRGRLAELTDAAGRAIRIRHEDRGATVESSDSSGVVERSEYGPTGLLQHRRAVGPRDAVLHDREYRRDEGGRVATVADLRAGTATSYRYDRAGRLQSVERDGEVVEDYAYDAGDNPVRSHDGGGYEHGHLDRLTMAGSLRCGYDANGNLAWRERDGGRTEFHRDYENLLTRVTHPDGTATEFRYDAFHRRIAAERDGKTTRYLWWGDRLVAEAGPDGVVTYAHTPGGFQPVTRARDGVSLRYITDPIGSPQALVDQDGSVLEEIAPAGFDRPAVGGRLFPGQYFDPDTGLAWNRHRDYDPALRRYTSPDPIAFFPGSNAYAYAADDPVNAIDPLGLACFRQECEDAFQRMDNAINTEHHPPAPVNPPHPGAQVPNHKGLQQRIAEFNANTGWMPLQRNPGDPAGGGSGQANTIGSHYEQYWQLQDHLRNAQNDWWANGCHPSNTSDPARAAQVEADANHLATYTPPVPPPNPEQSRLMEGIRMFRQDAGSGLWLPVH
- a CDS encoding PAAR domain-containing protein; translated protein: MGKPAARLGDTTQHGSPLLGAPCPTVLIGGKPAWRIGDQHTCPIPNAPPPACSGTPHGPGVTTPVPDGAPGICMIGGKPAARVGDIVMEPGALIPLPPPNNIVVGEFTVLIGMGGGGGGGGRACSTCT
- a CDS encoding type VI secretion system Vgr family protein codes for the protein MPVYTQVKRPIAVTTPLGPDVLLLQAVSGTESLSGLFSFRLELLAESETEIPFEKVLGQSATVSFLTADGDERYINGILSRFSQGRRVPSGLGPGFLTCYYAELVPRAWLLTRRTQSRIFQQMTVPEILKQVLTGLDAAYQLQGTYKARDYCVQYRESDFAFASRLMEEEGIYYFFQHEPGGHKMVVGDTPQSHDDVPGDPALIFEEVRGGLREEDRIFSWEKTQELRSAKVTLWDHCFELPGQNLEAVKSTVDSVQAGRVAHKLKLPANDPLELYDYPGAYAQRFDGISPGGGDRAGDVQNIFEDNGRTAGIRMQQEAARALLIRGKSTCPQLIAGYKFSLTRHFNGDGAYVITGVSHAASMGDAYVSASDAPPSYENSFQCIPAALPFRPERTTPRPTVEGTQTAVVVGNAGDEIFTDKYGRVKVQFPWDRHGKRDADSSCWIRVATPWAGKQWGMVHIPRVGQEVVVAFEEGDPDRPIIVGSVYNADQMPPYALPANMTQSGIKSRSSKGGSGANFNEIRLEDKKGSELLSIHAEKDQSISVENDESHTVGHDRSKTIDHDETTHVKHDRTETVDNNETITIGVNRVEKVGANETIAIGANRTETVGSNESITVTLTRTRMVGVNESINVGAAQEITVGGLRAVTVGAAQTITVGAAQAVTVGGGQTESFGGKHTQTVGKTQTVTVGSDGSYTIGGKRDTSVGKDDNLNVKNKLTVEAGDEIILKTGSASITLKSGGTIEIKGTSITIEGSTKIEEKAPNITSDASAKNLVKGAMVNAEASGINTIKGSLVKIN